A stretch of Treponema vincentii F0403 DNA encodes these proteins:
- a CDS encoding glycosyltransferase family 2 protein has product MSFLGHCTAPFRRAAQQKPLVSLCVPVYGTEGLIGRFLDTVLRQADAPLFETIIVNDGSPGTKELGRIIKTYAKQFKMQGLPLVFLEHGKNLGLVEARRTAVNAAAGAYLAFADSDDELPSGALRILYDAACASGADIVHGKAAVFGTEGEPEARIASFTRKAQNVYTGTLTGDAIMRGFLLEQRYADFLWGKLFKTALIQKAYAEIPFTYCTMAEDVLTYFFIALHAGTYLGINDTVYNYRINTGVTSRKEITDLAEWQKVCSTSSVFTIILSYLDEHPIPDSRIREAVQALGRIYRADNLKQLEACVVPSLQAEARALLDEWWGRSIHNS; this is encoded by the coding sequence ATGAGTTTTCTCGGGCACTGCACAGCACCCTTTCGGCGTGCCGCACAGCAAAAACCGCTTGTCAGCCTCTGTGTTCCGGTGTACGGGACGGAGGGGCTGATTGGGCGGTTTTTAGACACCGTGCTACGGCAGGCGGATGCTCCGCTTTTTGAAACTATCATTGTAAACGACGGCAGCCCCGGCACGAAGGAACTTGGGCGTATCATAAAAACGTACGCCAAGCAGTTTAAAATGCAGGGGCTGCCGCTCGTGTTTTTGGAACACGGCAAAAACCTCGGGCTTGTCGAAGCGCGTCGTACAGCGGTGAATGCGGCAGCGGGGGCATACCTCGCCTTTGCAGACTCAGACGATGAGCTCCCTTCCGGTGCACTCCGCATCCTGTACGATGCCGCCTGTGCGTCCGGCGCGGACATTGTGCACGGGAAAGCTGCGGTATTCGGTACGGAAGGGGAACCCGAAGCGCGCATCGCTTCCTTTACGCGGAAAGCGCAAAACGTATACACGGGAACGCTTACCGGCGATGCAATTATGCGCGGGTTTTTGCTGGAACAGCGCTATGCGGACTTTTTGTGGGGCAAGCTCTTTAAAACAGCGCTTATCCAAAAAGCCTACGCAGAAATCCCCTTTACCTACTGCACGATGGCGGAGGACGTCCTTACATACTTTTTTATCGCCTTACACGCCGGAACCTATCTCGGAATTAACGACACCGTCTACAACTACCGCATCAACACCGGTGTAACGTCCCGCAAAGAAATCACCGATCTTGCCGAATGGCAAAAAGTGTGTTCCACCTCCTCGGTTTTTACTATTATCCTTTCTTATCTAGATGAACACCCTATTCCGGACAGCCGTATACGCGAAGCGGTACAGGCATTAGGGCGCATATACCGTGCCGATAACCTCAAACAGCTGGAAGCCTGCGTGGTTCCCTCATTACAGGCAGAAGCACGGGCTCTGCTGGATGAATGGTGGGGGAGATCAATTCATAATTCATAA
- a CDS encoding alanine:cation symporter family protein — MALINLPAIFLLGKTALKALKDYEKQRKEGKDPVFHAADIGMQEKLDFWN; from the coding sequence ATGGCCTTGATTAACTTACCGGCAATCTTCCTTTTAGGAAAGACCGCACTGAAGGCTTTGAAGGATTACGAAAAACAGCGCAAAGAAGGAAAAGACCCGGTATTCCATGCAGCCGACATCGGTATGCAGGAAAAACTGGATTTCTGGAATTAA
- a CDS encoding ribonucleoside-diphosphate reductase subunit alpha → MDIIKRNGEREAYNAEKITLAMQAAFNSVTGTEAQQKDGDTGALLRQMTAEIEADIYGLSKNGSPVQVETIQDLVEKTLIEHNRYAEVKNFILYRVEQTKKRDARRAIAAHFTLIDILPVLTRIQQDFPDDQYSLTLLFHKFESFRKPDMTEAELLTLLIKAAVELTAQEAPRWEFIAARFLMLDFSGKLKTELEKRNIRSFYDKLTYLEEKGLYGAYIRAGYSKEELEQAYAYIDNSKNDLFTYSGLDLLLRRYVISTRGHIPLETPQEMFLGIALHLALHEQKDRMEWVRRFYLMLSSLQVTMATPTLSNARKPYHQLSSCFIDTVPDSLDGIYRSIDNFAKISKFGGGMGLYFGKVRAVGAPIRGFQGAAGGVIRWIKLANDTAVAVDQLGVRQGSVAVYLDVWHKDVPEFLQLRTNNGDDRMKAHDVFPAVCCPDLFWRTVDEDIGASWYLMCPHEILTVKGYALEDFYGEEWEKRYKDCINDNRISKREIPVKELVRLILKSAVETGTPFIFNRDHANRANPNGHKGMIYSSNLCTEIAQNMSPIHAVNTEIQTQDGETVVVTVTKPGDFVVCNLASLVLGNIDTDNDAELEGIIEAAVRALDNVIDLNFYPVPYAKITNEQYRAIGLGVSGYHHLLAKKHIAWESDAHLKLADELFEKINYYTVQASTRIAQEKGAYRLFEGSDWQTGAYFEKRRYHSEQWNALREEVARHGIRNGYLLAVAPTSSTSIVAGTTAGIDPIMKRYFLEEKKGSLVPRVAPALSLDTYWLYKNAHTIDQLWSIRACGLRQRHIDQGQSMNFYITNDYSFRQVLNLYVEAWKNGIKSVYYVRSRSLEVEECESCSS, encoded by the coding sequence ATGGATATTATTAAGCGAAACGGCGAGAGGGAAGCCTACAATGCCGAAAAAATTACGCTTGCGATGCAGGCGGCGTTTAACAGCGTAACCGGTACGGAAGCACAGCAGAAGGACGGCGATACCGGCGCGCTGTTACGGCAGATGACCGCAGAAATCGAAGCCGATATATATGGACTGAGCAAAAACGGCAGCCCTGTGCAGGTTGAGACCATCCAAGATTTGGTAGAAAAGACGCTGATCGAGCATAACCGCTATGCCGAGGTGAAAAATTTTATTTTGTACCGTGTTGAACAGACAAAAAAGCGGGATGCGCGGCGTGCTATTGCCGCTCACTTTACTCTGATTGATATTCTGCCGGTGCTGACCCGCATTCAGCAGGATTTCCCGGATGATCAATACAGCCTCACGCTTCTCTTCCATAAGTTTGAATCTTTTCGGAAACCTGATATGACCGAGGCGGAACTGCTAACCTTGCTGATCAAGGCCGCCGTTGAATTGACCGCGCAGGAAGCTCCCCGCTGGGAATTTATCGCCGCCCGTTTTTTGATGCTCGACTTTTCCGGTAAACTTAAAACCGAACTTGAAAAGCGGAATATCCGATCATTCTATGACAAGTTAACCTATTTGGAAGAAAAAGGACTCTACGGCGCCTATATCCGCGCAGGTTATTCAAAAGAAGAACTGGAACAGGCTTACGCCTATATCGATAATAGCAAAAACGACCTTTTTACCTACAGCGGTTTGGATTTGCTGCTGCGCCGGTATGTTATTTCCACACGGGGACATATTCCGCTTGAAACGCCGCAGGAGATGTTTTTAGGAATCGCGCTGCACCTTGCCTTGCATGAGCAAAAAGACCGGATGGAATGGGTACGCCGCTTTTACCTCATGCTGAGCAGTTTACAGGTTACGATGGCGACGCCAACCCTGTCCAATGCCCGTAAACCTTACCATCAGCTTTCATCCTGTTTTATCGACACCGTTCCCGACTCTTTGGACGGCATCTACCGCAGCATCGACAACTTTGCAAAGATTTCCAAATTCGGCGGCGGTATGGGGCTGTACTTCGGCAAGGTGCGGGCAGTCGGCGCGCCCATCCGCGGCTTCCAAGGGGCGGCAGGAGGTGTAATCCGCTGGATTAAACTTGCCAACGATACAGCTGTCGCCGTCGATCAGCTCGGGGTGCGGCAGGGTTCGGTCGCGGTGTACTTGGATGTGTGGCACAAGGATGTGCCTGAGTTCTTACAGCTCCGCACCAATAACGGCGACGACCGCATGAAGGCGCACGATGTGTTCCCGGCGGTATGCTGTCCCGATTTGTTTTGGCGCACTGTCGATGAGGATATCGGCGCTTCGTGGTATCTGATGTGCCCGCACGAAATCCTTACCGTAAAAGGTTATGCCCTCGAAGACTTCTACGGAGAAGAATGGGAAAAACGCTACAAGGATTGCATCAACGATAACCGCATTTCAAAACGGGAAATTCCCGTCAAGGAGCTGGTACGTCTCATCCTTAAATCCGCCGTAGAAACAGGTACGCCGTTTATCTTTAACCGCGACCATGCAAACCGCGCCAACCCGAACGGGCACAAAGGCATGATTTACAGTTCCAATCTCTGTACCGAAATCGCGCAAAACATGAGCCCGATCCACGCGGTCAACACGGAAATTCAAACGCAGGATGGAGAAACCGTCGTCGTAACCGTTACAAAACCCGGCGACTTCGTTGTGTGTAACCTTGCGTCTCTTGTGCTCGGCAATATCGACACCGATAACGATGCCGAACTGGAAGGCATCATTGAAGCGGCGGTACGCGCCTTGGATAATGTCATCGATCTTAACTTTTATCCCGTGCCGTATGCAAAGATCACCAACGAACAGTACCGCGCTATCGGCTTAGGCGTGTCCGGCTATCATCATCTGCTCGCAAAAAAACACATTGCGTGGGAAAGCGATGCGCACCTCAAACTTGCTGACGAGCTCTTTGAAAAAATTAACTACTATACAGTGCAGGCAAGTACGCGGATTGCACAAGAGAAAGGCGCGTATCGACTTTTTGAAGGCAGCGATTGGCAAACCGGCGCGTATTTTGAAAAACGCCGCTATCATTCGGAGCAGTGGAATGCGCTGCGGGAAGAAGTCGCCCGGCACGGCATACGGAACGGCTACCTGTTAGCGGTTGCTCCGACCAGTTCCACCTCCATCGTCGCAGGCACCACCGCCGGCATCGATCCCATTATGAAGCGGTACTTTTTGGAAGAAAAGAAAGGCTCGCTCGTCCCCCGCGTCGCCCCTGCTCTTTCGCTCGACACGTATTGGCTGTATAAAAACGCCCACACGATAGATCAGCTCTGGAGCATCCGCGCCTGCGGGCTCCGGCAGCGCCATATTGATCAGGGGCAGTCCATGAATTTCTATATTACCAATGACTACAGCTTCCGGCAGGTACTCAATCTCTATGTTGAAGCATGGAAAAACGGCATAAAATCCGTCTACTATGTCCGGAGCCGTTCGTTGGAAGTTGAAGAGTGCGAAAGCTGCAGCTCGTAG
- a CDS encoding tetratricopeptide repeat protein, which translates to MDTVLKEGIQFYRENRYEDALAAFLKISSKDTELNFDLAYYIGLCYASLLQYDDALVYLEQIITAGTDIARVYQCRLILAFIYTKTGRNRLAEFELSKLLDAGYDSPQVHTSMAYLAYEQKKVDKSLSLYEKALELDPDNSTALNGLGYILADTEKDLTRALILCKKALDAQPDNPAYLDSLAWTYYKMGFDTEAQSYIQRADAQLPDNATIKRHLQYIMMNR; encoded by the coding sequence ATGGATACGGTTCTTAAAGAAGGTATACAGTTCTATCGGGAGAATCGATACGAGGATGCCCTTGCCGCATTTTTGAAGATTTCTTCTAAAGATACAGAACTCAATTTCGACTTAGCGTATTATATCGGTCTGTGTTATGCCAGCCTTCTGCAATACGATGATGCGCTCGTTTATTTGGAACAAATTATCACTGCAGGAACCGATATTGCCCGTGTGTATCAATGCCGGCTCATCTTGGCTTTTATTTATACCAAAACAGGACGCAACCGTTTGGCGGAGTTTGAACTTTCCAAACTTTTGGACGCAGGGTACGATTCTCCGCAAGTGCATACCTCGATGGCCTATTTGGCATACGAGCAGAAGAAAGTTGATAAGTCGCTCAGTCTGTATGAAAAAGCGCTTGAGCTTGACCCCGATAATTCCACGGCGCTTAACGGGTTAGGATATATTCTTGCCGATACCGAAAAAGATTTAACCCGCGCTTTAATCTTGTGTAAAAAAGCGCTTGATGCGCAGCCCGATAATCCCGCCTATTTGGATTCGTTGGCGTGGACATATTACAAGATGGGCTTTGATACCGAAGCGCAATCATATATCCAACGGGCGGATGCGCAGCTCCCCGATAACGCAACGATTAAACGCCATCTGCAGTATATTATGATGAATAGATGA
- a CDS encoding galactokinase — protein MQKILPFHVDEYGDEPEVTVAVPGRFHLLGEHTWFAQGNTLSMAIDHYLYLCVSKRKDSNYRFLSLSLKERKKVAAVNLRYRKEDRWANSIKAVILSFMDQGIEMTGLNFTILSEIPADAGLGTPNALKVATAMALRKVFAPRLTKADLVDILENANVQHLKTYPHRADILCALYAKAGHCVRTNHRRKTADIYPFPINNYRIILTDSRVPRLLAREELNHRIQECMEAYERVKKMPDIPKDFSKLAESDLEELAIPESVRRRVLYIIRESISVDDAIDALKKNDWVVFSRIVTRSQENLRDRFEISCPELDWLVKRAMEFVAPDTNDIVCSRLTGRGFGGCTYSILRANDIQTYIEKLGDYERIFGFKPLYYKVKPSGGVRIL, from the coding sequence ATGCAGAAGATTCTACCGTTTCATGTAGACGAATATGGAGATGAGCCTGAAGTTACCGTTGCGGTTCCCGGGCGCTTTCACCTTTTAGGCGAGCATACATGGTTTGCGCAGGGCAATACGCTCTCAATGGCAATCGATCATTATCTCTATCTTTGCGTTTCAAAAAGAAAAGATTCTAATTACCGGTTCCTTTCTTTATCTCTTAAAGAGCGGAAAAAAGTTGCAGCCGTAAATTTGCGGTACCGTAAAGAAGACCGTTGGGCTAATTCGATAAAGGCCGTTATTCTTTCTTTTATGGATCAAGGGATTGAAATGACGGGGCTCAATTTTACCATCCTGTCCGAAATTCCTGCCGATGCCGGTCTCGGTACGCCGAATGCGCTTAAGGTCGCTACTGCAATGGCATTGAGGAAGGTATTTGCACCGAGACTTACCAAAGCCGACCTTGTAGATATTCTTGAAAATGCAAACGTACAGCACCTTAAAACCTATCCTCACCGTGCGGATATTTTGTGTGCGTTATATGCAAAGGCGGGGCACTGCGTGCGGACAAATCACCGGCGGAAGACAGCCGATATTTATCCCTTTCCCATCAATAACTACCGGATTATTTTAACGGATTCGCGGGTACCCCGTTTGTTGGCGCGCGAGGAGCTGAATCATCGAATCCAAGAATGTATGGAAGCGTACGAGCGGGTAAAGAAGATGCCTGATATTCCAAAGGATTTCAGTAAGCTGGCCGAAAGCGATCTTGAAGAGCTTGCCATCCCTGAATCGGTACGCCGGCGGGTGCTGTATATTATCCGCGAATCCATCAGTGTCGATGACGCGATCGACGCTTTAAAGAAAAACGATTGGGTGGTCTTTTCGCGCATTGTAACCCGTTCCCAAGAAAACCTGCGCGACCGCTTTGAAATTTCCTGTCCCGAATTGGATTGGCTGGTTAAGCGGGCAATGGAATTTGTGGCTCCCGATACGAACGATATCGTGTGTTCCCGGCTCACGGGAAGGGGCTTCGGCGGATGCACATACAGTATTTTGCGGGCTAACGATATTCAAACGTATATTGAAAAACTGGGAGATTATGAACGTATTTTCGGATTTAAACCTTTGTATTATAAAGTGAAGCCTTCCGGCGGCGTACGCATACTATAG
- a CDS encoding alanine/glycine:cation symporter family protein, protein MLEMLGAIIAPINSWLYYPILIILLLGVGIYFTVRSGFLQVRLLGEAFRVTVEKPMKEGDVSSFQTLMVTTASRVGTGNIVGVASAICLGGYGAVFWMWIVAIIGGSSAFIESTLAQIYKRRDENGGCYGGPAYYIETALKSRILGIIFAISLILTYAIGFNMLAAFNLQTSFTVYSFYDPKVTPWIIGAILAVMTGYCLFGGGKRILKVTSILVPIMGAIYVVVSLVIVIMHISAMPAVFARIFADAFDFKAIFGGVAGSCMMYGIKRGLYSNEAGIGSAPNAAATALISHPVKQGLVQMLSVFLDTLIICSATAFMCFSAGIEPSESLTGAPYVQAALSSLMGNFGNHFITFSLILFAFTTLLGNLYYVDDNLAYIYGKVPGKTFMLVFC, encoded by the coding sequence ATGTTGGAAATGTTAGGCGCCATTATTGCGCCAATCAACAGTTGGCTCTACTACCCCATCTTGATTATTTTGCTGCTGGGTGTAGGGATCTATTTTACTGTCCGTTCGGGATTCTTACAGGTACGGTTACTCGGAGAAGCGTTTAGAGTTACCGTCGAAAAACCGATGAAGGAAGGGGACGTATCGTCGTTTCAGACCTTGATGGTAACAACCGCATCAAGAGTCGGTACCGGCAATATTGTCGGTGTTGCAAGTGCTATTTGCTTAGGCGGTTACGGCGCGGTGTTTTGGATGTGGATTGTCGCGATTATCGGCGGTTCGTCTGCATTTATCGAATCGACACTTGCGCAAATTTACAAGCGACGGGATGAAAACGGCGGCTGCTACGGAGGTCCTGCGTATTATATCGAAACAGCATTAAAGAGCAGAATTCTCGGCATTATTTTTGCGATCAGCCTTATTCTTACGTATGCAATCGGCTTTAATATGCTTGCCGCGTTCAATTTACAAACCAGCTTTACCGTCTACAGTTTTTATGACCCGAAAGTAACACCCTGGATTATCGGCGCCATATTGGCAGTGATGACCGGTTATTGCTTGTTCGGCGGCGGAAAGCGCATCTTGAAGGTAACATCAATTTTAGTTCCCATCATGGGCGCAATTTACGTTGTTGTTTCACTCGTGATAGTCATCATGCATATTTCTGCAATGCCGGCGGTTTTCGCACGTATTTTTGCCGATGCATTCGATTTTAAAGCGATCTTCGGCGGTGTTGCCGGTTCTTGTATGATGTACGGTATTAAGCGCGGGCTTTATTCCAACGAGGCCGGTATCGGTTCGGCGCCGAATGCTGCAGCTACGGCTCTTATCAGTCATCCCGTTAAGCAGGGGCTGGTACAGATGCTTTCGGTATTCCTCGACACGCTTATTATATGTAGCGCTACTGCCTTTATGTGCTTTAGCGCCGGTATAGAGCCGTCAGAATCCTTAACCGGTGCGCCGTATGTGCAGGCTGCCTTGTCCTCGCTGATGGGCAATTTCGGAAACCATTTTATCACGTTCTCGCTGATATTATTTGCTTTTACCACCCTGCTCGGAAACTTGTACTATGTTGATGATAACCTCGCGTACATTTACGGGAAGGTTCCCGGCAAAACCTTTATGCTGGTGTTTTGTTGA
- the glsA gene encoding glutaminase A, with protein sequence MVEIRDVLQRAYEYGVQYVDNGVVANYIPELAKEDKTKVGAALIDTDGSLYETGSSRHKFSIQSIVKIIIYLCVLEHYDFDYIQKFIGVKPSAKPFNSIIALELSDKNIPVNPFINAGAIVGTSLLYEKYGNNTFEMILNRTREIVGNDKIDYSRSIFNSESSSAFANRALTYMLLNGKIIPATVNVEDLLNVYFKSCSILVDVRDLAQLGFVLSRDGKDGDNKQCLSGAHARILRTIMATCGTYDYSGEFAIRIGLPAKSGVGGGIVTASRAGYGIGVFCPGLDSHGNSYVGTRILELIARELNLNIY encoded by the coding sequence ATGGTGGAAATACGGGATGTTTTACAACGTGCATATGAATATGGGGTGCAATATGTTGATAACGGGGTAGTTGCAAACTACATCCCCGAACTTGCGAAGGAAGATAAAACAAAGGTTGGCGCTGCGCTTATCGATACGGACGGCTCGTTATATGAGACGGGCTCTTCACGACACAAGTTCAGCATTCAAAGTATTGTCAAAATTATTATTTACCTCTGTGTACTTGAGCACTATGATTTTGATTATATTCAAAAGTTTATCGGCGTAAAACCGTCCGCAAAGCCGTTTAACAGCATCATCGCGCTTGAGTTAAGCGATAAGAATATTCCGGTTAATCCGTTTATCAATGCCGGCGCCATCGTCGGAACCTCGTTATTGTATGAAAAATACGGTAATAATACGTTCGAGATGATTCTTAACCGGACACGCGAAATAGTCGGAAACGATAAGATCGATTACAGCAGAAGTATTTTCAATTCGGAAAGCTCCTCTGCTTTTGCGAATAGGGCGCTGACCTATATGTTGTTAAACGGAAAAATCATCCCTGCAACAGTTAATGTAGAAGACCTGCTAAACGTATATTTTAAAAGTTGTTCCATTTTGGTTGATGTGCGGGATTTGGCTCAATTGGGATTTGTGTTGTCGAGGGATGGTAAAGACGGAGACAATAAGCAATGTTTAAGTGGGGCTCATGCTCGGATATTACGGACGATTATGGCGACTTGCGGCACCTACGATTATTCCGGAGAATTTGCCATCAGGATAGGATTACCGGCAAAAAGCGGAGTGGGCGGGGGTATCGTTACTGCGTCACGAGCGGGATACGGCATCGGCGTTTTCTGTCCAGGCCTGGATTCTCATGGAAACTCCTATGTAGGAACACGGATACTTGAGCTTATTGCACGGGAACTCAACTTAAATATTTATTAA
- the lnt gene encoding apolipoprotein N-acyltransferase, producing MSVISSFLAVLCSAVLLSLGIPNEYLHFGSAFFGIIALIPLYTAFCNSPTRRRTARMFGAMIALTHLLSSFWLAYFENFAVFTLGASTVAYFFLGFLFGNWFYYAMKIPLSLRPFAFAGLWTLWEWFKGSGFVAYPWGSISMTALPLRPLIQIADITGVWGITALMALISALLAEIVRAAMGVTAGFSKRHGRPLVRPLVFTAALLLLVNGYGLFRMHEKKTPQQILTLVLVQQNTDPWVSGLDLFFDNLHNNQELTEKAVNESPVRPDLIVWNESSLAYGYDQFQDYYRRLPVDESFTDFLQRMNIPILTGSPLLQDAERGKYSNSVYLIAPDGTVLDTYAKIQLICFAEYIPFTDHPLVQRFFDSLVGFSSGWMPGKEYKTMKLPTQNGNIIRFAAPICFEDAFPTLCADLHNQNSNILINLTNDSWSKTASAEYQHFAVAYFRAIELRTPLVRSTNGGYTCVVDPVGNITASLPLFTSDALSVSVPIYPYRRTFYAQLKDWLPALFLVIALIAAAAYRLSPAFLPKFEADS from the coding sequence ATGTCGGTTATTTCATCTTTTTTAGCGGTTTTATGCTCTGCGGTGCTGCTTTCTTTAGGGATACCGAATGAATACCTGCATTTCGGGTCGGCTTTTTTCGGCATTATAGCGCTCATACCATTGTATACGGCTTTTTGCAACAGTCCGACACGGAGACGTACTGCGCGGATGTTCGGCGCTATGATAGCCCTTACGCACCTGCTCTCCAGTTTTTGGCTGGCATATTTTGAAAACTTTGCTGTTTTTACACTCGGTGCTTCTACCGTCGCCTATTTTTTTCTCGGCTTCCTTTTCGGAAACTGGTTTTACTATGCAATGAAAATACCCCTTAGCCTGCGTCCGTTCGCCTTTGCCGGTTTATGGACGCTGTGGGAATGGTTTAAGGGAAGCGGCTTTGTCGCCTACCCGTGGGGAAGTATTTCGATGACTGCGTTGCCGCTGCGTCCGCTCATTCAAATAGCGGACATTACCGGCGTATGGGGGATAACCGCGCTAATGGCGCTTATTTCGGCGCTGCTGGCAGAAATAGTCCGCGCAGCTATGGGAGTAACCGCCGGCTTTTCCAAACGGCATGGAAGACCGCTTGTCCGGCCGCTGGTATTTACCGCCGCATTGCTGCTGCTGGTTAACGGATACGGACTTTTCCGTATGCACGAAAAAAAGACGCCGCAGCAAATTCTTACGCTCGTATTGGTACAGCAAAATACCGACCCGTGGGTTTCCGGCCTCGATTTATTTTTTGACAATCTACATAACAACCAAGAGCTTACCGAAAAGGCGGTTAACGAATCGCCGGTGCGGCCGGATCTTATCGTATGGAACGAAAGCAGCCTCGCGTATGGGTATGATCAATTTCAAGATTACTACCGGCGGCTTCCCGTTGATGAATCCTTCACCGATTTTTTGCAACGGATGAATATTCCGATTTTAACGGGCTCTCCCCTTTTGCAGGATGCCGAAAGAGGAAAATACTCAAATTCCGTCTACCTTATCGCACCGGACGGAACAGTACTCGACACTTATGCAAAAATACAGCTGATCTGCTTTGCGGAATACATCCCCTTCACCGATCATCCGCTTGTACAGCGTTTCTTTGATTCATTAGTCGGTTTTTCGTCGGGCTGGATGCCGGGAAAAGAATACAAAACAATGAAGCTCCCAACACAGAACGGAAACATCATCCGGTTCGCCGCCCCCATCTGCTTTGAAGATGCTTTTCCGACACTCTGCGCCGATTTGCATAATCAGAACAGCAATATCTTAATTAATCTGACCAATGATTCATGGTCAAAAACGGCGAGTGCGGAATATCAGCATTTTGCCGTTGCCTATTTCCGTGCCATAGAACTACGGACACCGCTTGTCCGCTCTACCAACGGGGGCTATACGTGCGTTGTCGATCCCGTCGGAAACATTACCGCAAGTCTTCCGCTCTTTACCTCAGATGCGCTGAGCGTCTCGGTGCCGATCTACCCGTACCGGCGGACATTTTACGCACAGCTGAAAGACTGGCTGCCGGCGCTCTTTCTTGTGATTGCGCTTATTGCCGCCGCCGCATACCGGTTAAGCCCTGCGTTTTTACCTAAGTTTGAAGCGGATTCATAA